Proteins from a genomic interval of Peromyscus leucopus breed LL Stock chromosome 12, UCI_PerLeu_2.1, whole genome shotgun sequence:
- the Rubcn gene encoding LOW QUALITY PROTEIN: run domain Beclin-1-interacting and cysteine-rich domain-containing protein (The sequence of the model RefSeq protein was modified relative to this genomic sequence to represent the inferred CDS: inserted 1 base in 1 codon), translating into MRPEGAGMDLGGVRERLPEESRREHWQLLGNLKTTVEGLVSANCPNVWSKYGGLERLCRDMQSILYHGLIHDQVCCRQADYWQFVKDIRWLSPHSALHVEKFIDARENGESDTAASDRAVAELWLQHSLQFHCLSGQLRPLLGDRQYVRKFYTDTAFLLSDAHVTAMLQCLEAVEQNNPRLLAQIDASMFARKHESPLLVTKSQSLTALPGSTCAPPAGCAQQSCFGSSSNLHQAMPGHSAERRSTSFSLSGSPWKPQEDRDLPSPAESQTAQAPLLPDSALAQGSPLTPQEMSSSTLTSPMEASWVSSQNDSPSDGSXGPEYLAIGNPDAHGRTASCQSHGSDGGESSGSRLFSSGSSQRPDSAASSLGDQEAGRQSQPGGVLRRSSFSEGQTVAGAGGTKKSHIRSHSDTNIASRGATGGPRNITIIVEDPIAEGGQYLCSGEGMFRRPSEGQSLISYLSEQDFGSCADLEKENAHFSISESLIAAIELMKCNMMSQCLEEEEVEEEDSDREIQELKQKIRLRRQQIRTKNLLPAYQETEHGSFRVTSSSSQFSSRDSTQFSDSGSADDVDEFEIQDGREGSNLTHMSKGGLSVSMASMFSDADIRRSAVSNGKASISQNFSHCFLNSTSAEAVAMGLLKQFEGMQLPAASELEWLVPEHDAPQKLLPIPDSLPISPDDGQHADIYKLRIRVRGNLEWAPPRPQIIFNVHPAPTRKIAVAKQNYRCAGCGIRTDPDYIKRLRYCEYLGKYFCQCCHENAQMVVPSRILRKWDFGKYYVSNFSKDLLLKIWNDPLFNVQDINSALYRKVKLLSQVRLLRVQLYHMKNMFKTCRLAKELLDSFDLVPGHLTEDLHLYSLNDLTATKKGELGPRLAELTRAGAAHVERCMLCQAKGFICEFCQNEDDVIFPFELHKCRTCEECKACYHKACFKSGSCPRCERLQARRELLAKQSLESYLSDYEEEPTEALAVEATVLEAT; encoded by the exons GTGTGTTGCCGCCAGGCGGATTACTGGCAGTTTGTGAAAGACATTCGGTGGCTCAGTCCGCACTCAGCCCTTCATGTGGAGAAG ttcatCGACGCGCGTGAGAACGGCGAGAGCGACACAGCCGCGAGCGACCGCGCGGTCGCCGAGCTGTGGCTGCAGCACAGTCTGCAGTTCCACTGCCTCTCGGGCCAGCTCCGGCCCCTGCTCGGGGACAGGCAGTACGTCAGAAAATTCTACACGG ACACTGCTTTCCTGCTAAGTGACGCCCATGTCACAGCCATGCTCCAGTGCCTGGAAGCGGTGGAACAGAACAACCCTCGTCTCTTGGCTCAGATCGATGCATCGATG tTTGCCAGAAAGCACGAGAGCCCGCTGCTGGTTACGAAGAGCCAGAGTCTGACCGCCCTGCCTGGCTCCACGTGTGCCCCTCCAGCCGGCTGTGCTCAGCAGTCCTGCTTTGGGTCCTCCTCGAACCTCCACCAAGCCATGCCCGGCCACAGCGCAG AGAGAAGATCCACCTCCTTTTCACTTTCTGGCTCTCCCTGGAAACCTCAAGAAGACAGAGACCTCCCCTCACCGGCCGAGAGTCAAACCGCCCAAGCTCCCCTGCTTCCGGACTCGGCTCTAGCCCAGGGTTCCCCACTGACCCCACAGGAGATGAGTTCCAGCACTCTGACCAGCCCCATGGAGGCATCCTGGGTCAGCAGCCAAAATGACTCCCCAAGTGACGGCA GAGGGCCCGAGTACCTGGCCATCGGCAACCCGGACGCGCACGGCCGGACGGCCAGCTGCCAGAGCCACGGCAGCGACGGCGGCGAGAGCAGCGGCTCCCGCTTGTTCTCCTCCGGCAGCTCCCAGAGGCCCGATTCTGCCGCCTCTTCCTTAGGGGACCAAGAggcggggaggcagagccagccgggCGGTGTCCTGCGCAGGTCCAGCTTCTCGGAAGGGCAGACGGTCGCCGGCGCCGGCGGGACAAAGAAGAGCCATATCCGCTCCCATTCGGACACCAACATTGCCTCCAGAGGAGCCACAG GCGGCCCCAGGAATATCACCATTATAGTTGAAGATCCCATTGCAG AGGGTGGTCAGTACCTGTGCTCGGGAGAAGGCATGTTCCGAAGACCATCGGAAGGACAGTCCCTCATCAGTTACCTCTCCGAGCAAGACTTCGGCAGCTGTGCAGACCTGGAAAAG gaGAATGCCCACTTCAGCATCTCAGAGTCCTTGATTGCCGCCATCGAGCTGATGAAATGCAACATGATGAGCCAGTgtctggaagaggaggaagtagaggaggaagaCAGCGACAGGGAGatccaggaactgaagcagaagatcCGCCTGCGGCGCCAGCAGATCCGCACCAAAAACTTGCTCCCTGCCTACCAGGAGACTGAGCATGGAA GCTTCCGGGTCACCTCCAGCAGCTCCCAGTTCAGTTCACGGGATTCTACGCAGTTCTCGGACTCCGGCTCTGCTGATGATGTTGATGAGTTTGAAATCCAAG ATGGTAGAGAAGGCTCTAACCTGACTCACATGTCAAAGGGTGGACTCTCGGTGTCAATGGCCTCCATGTTCTCAG ATGCTGATATCAGGAGGAGTGCGGTCTCAAACGGCAAAGCATCCATCTCCCAGAACTT ctCCCATTGCTTCCTGAACTCCACGTCTGCTGAGGCGGTGGCCATGGGCCTTCTGAAGCAGTTTGAGGGCATGCAGCTTCCAGCTGCCTCGGAGCTGGAGTGGCTGGTCCCAGAGCACGATGCCCCACAGAAG CTCCTGCCTATCCCCGACTCACTGCCCATCTCACCGGATGACGGGCAGCACGCGGACATCTACAAGCTGCGTATCCGTGTGCGTGGCAACCTGGAGTGGGCTCCGCCCCGGCCTCAGATCATCTTTAATGTCCATCCAGCCCCGAC GAGGAAGATTGCCGTGGCCAAGCAGAATTACCGCTGTGCAGGATGCGGCATCCGGACTGACCCCG ATTACATCAAGCGGCTGCGGTACTGTGAGTACCTGGGCAAGTACTTCTGCCAGTGCTGCCACGAGAACGCCCAGATGGTCGTCCCCAGCCGGATTCTGCGCAAGTGGGACTTCGGCAAGTACTACGTCAGCAACTTCTCCAAGGACCTGCTCCTCAAGATCTGGAATGACCCTCTCTTCAATGTGCAGGACATCAACAGCGCCCTCTACAGGAAGGTCAAGCTGCTCAGTCAGGTCCGG CTGCTGCGGGTTCAGCTGTACCACATGAAGAACATGTTTAAGACCTGCCGACTGGCCAAAGA GCTTTTGGATTCCTTTGACCTAGTTCCAGGTCACCTAACAGAGGATCTCCACCTGTACTCACTGAACGACCTGACTGCAACCAAGAAGGGGGAACTGGGGCCCCGGCTGGCCGAGCTCACCAGGGCAGGAGCCGCCCACGTCGAGAGATGCATG CTGTGCCAGGCCAAGGGCTTCATCTGTGAGTTCTGCCAGAACGAGGACGACGTCATCTTTCCCTTCGAGCTACACAAGTGCCGGACCTGTGAGG AGTGTAAAGCCTGTTACCATAAGGCTTGCTTCAAGTCTGGCAGCTGCCCCCGGTGTGAGCGGCTCCAGGCCCGGCGGGAGTTACTGGCCAAGCAGAGCCTCGAGTCCTACCTGTCTGACTACGAAGAGGAGCCCACGGAAGCCTTGGCTGTAGAGGCCACCGTCCTGGAGGCCACCTGA